In a single window of the Candidatus Zixiibacteriota bacterium genome:
- a CDS encoding ATP-binding protein — translation MLSLLLQNAEERLKDPDFQKSVLVTISDTVERMKNLISKLSTPSAGIKLDLKNCDLNKVVQNILDKMKISNFTRIKTRLDFGSLPLARCDQTQVEKVFQNLILNALEAMPEGGTLSITTELNKEKSLIRSKVSDTGSGMSKDFIRNSLFKPFQTTKKKGLGIGLIQCREIMEMHKGRISVESEEGKGTIFTLELPL, via the coding sequence ATGCTCTCCTTGCTCCTGCAAAATGCTGAAGAAAGGCTAAAGGATCCTGATTTCCAGAAAAGCGTTCTGGTCACCATATCGGACACTGTGGAGAGGATGAAAAATCTGATAAGCAAGCTCTCCACACCCTCAGCTGGAATAAAATTAGATTTGAAAAATTGTGATCTGAATAAAGTTGTGCAAAACATTCTGGATAAGATGAAAATCTCTAATTTCACCCGCATTAAAACCAGATTGGATTTTGGGAGCTTGCCCCTGGCAAGATGTGACCAGACTCAGGTAGAGAAGGTCTTTCAGAACCTCATCCTCAACGCTTTGGAAGCCATGCCAGAGGGAGGAACCCTGTCGATAACTACTGAGCTGAACAAAGAAAAAAGTTTAATCAGGTCGAAGGTTTCTGATACCGGCTCCGGGATGTCGAAAGATTTCATCAGGAATTCTCTTTTCAAGCCTTTTCAGACCACTAAGAAAAAGGGGTTGGGCATAGGGCTTATTCAATGTAGGGAAATTATGGAAATGCATAAAGGCAGGATCTCGGTAGAAAGCGAAGAGGGGAAGGGAACTATCTTCACCCTGGAACTTCCTTTATAA